Proteins encoded by one window of Simiduia curdlanivorans:
- a CDS encoding YgaP family membrane protein, whose amino-acid sequence MTINEALRLIAGVVVLVSVALAVGVNPWWLALTAFVGANLLQSAFTRWCPMMTLLKKLGLPA is encoded by the coding sequence ATGACCATTAATGAAGCTTTACGGCTTATTGCCGGCGTTGTTGTGCTTGTGAGTGTAGCGCTTGCTGTCGGGGTTAACCCTTGGTGGTTGGCGTTGACCGCCTTTGTAGGTGCTAATCTGCTGCAATCGGCCTTTACCCGCTGGTGCCCCATGATGACGTTATTGAAGAAGTTAGGGCTGCCGGCTTAG
- a CDS encoding rhodanese-like domain-containing protein, whose product MSLLTVPALVAEARTKVRCITAAQAKIEIAANQGLLLDVREPAEAALKSVAGAINVPRGVLEMKMGELCSCAEQPIYIHCATGGRAALAAEQLVRMGYQQVSAITCAVDQVCFSLGS is encoded by the coding sequence ATGTCACTATTAACGGTTCCAGCGCTCGTTGCTGAGGCGCGTACTAAGGTGCGCTGTATTACCGCGGCACAGGCTAAAATTGAAATCGCTGCTAACCAGGGCTTGCTCTTGGATGTGCGAGAGCCGGCGGAAGCCGCACTGAAAAGTGTTGCTGGCGCAATCAATGTGCCGCGCGGGGTCTTGGAAATGAAGATGGGCGAGCTGTGTTCGTGTGCGGAGCAACCCATCTACATACATTGCGCCACTGGCGGCCGCGCCGCCCTCGCGGCTGAGCAGCTGGTACGCATGGGCTACCAGCAAGTTAGCGCGATAACCTGCGCTGTTGATCAGGTGTGTTTTAGTCTCGGTAGCTAG